In a single window of the Paenibacillus sp. MMS20-IR301 genome:
- a CDS encoding thiazolylpeptide-type bacteriocin: MDKEFNKETLTDLFRDIEVETIELDNVQNVPSIAASGGSNFSCSTCGSSSSSTCSSSCG, translated from the coding sequence ATGGATAAAGAATTCAATAAAGAAACGCTGACGGATTTATTCCGTGATATCGAAGTTGAAACCATTGAGCTTGATAATGTGCAAAATGTTCCAAGCATTGCGGCATCCGGGGGGAGTAATTTCAGCTGTTCCACCTGCGGATCTTCTTCATCTTCGACTTGTTCCTCGAGTTGCGGCTGA
- a CDS encoding SagB/ThcOx family dehydrogenase, with amino-acid sequence MRAAGWFINYKPNDDYLLPPSIYTPAAYDDVYELQYKCPEEGDLFDIIRARKSSRLNHLNKPWTLEELSVLLEEGLGLRGESRLVMKENKKEKIEFRMYPSGGSLYPIHVFLYINKLQSVQPGFYYYAVTEKKLYRIHKEIKDSDYEKLFPMSKYKLDQDNCDVLQSAFSLFFIADYYYAFNKYGKLSNKLCLLECGHMAQNLLLISTLLKKNSLPICGYFRDKVEHYLGLANDPYKFCHYSIIFG; translated from the coding sequence ATGAGAGCGGCCGGATGGTTCATTAATTATAAGCCTAATGATGATTATCTGCTGCCGCCAAGCATCTATACACCGGCAGCCTATGACGATGTGTATGAATTGCAGTACAAGTGTCCTGAGGAAGGTGATTTATTTGATATTATCCGGGCCAGGAAGTCGTCGCGATTAAATCATCTGAATAAACCATGGACTCTTGAAGAATTGAGTGTGCTGCTTGAGGAAGGACTTGGATTACGAGGAGAATCCCGCCTGGTAATGAAAGAAAATAAAAAAGAAAAGATAGAATTCAGGATGTATCCATCAGGAGGCTCGCTCTACCCTATTCATGTATTTCTTTATATTAACAAACTGCAGTCAGTGCAGCCGGGGTTTTATTATTATGCTGTGACTGAGAAAAAATTGTATAGAATCCATAAAGAAATTAAGGATTCGGACTATGAAAAACTGTTCCCGATGAGTAAATACAAACTCGACCAAGATAATTGTGATGTTTTACAAAGTGCGTTCTCCCTATTCTTCATCGCAGATTATTATTATGCATTCAATAAATATGGAAAGCTCTCTAATAAGCTCTGTCTGCTAGAATGTGGTCATATGGCGCAAAACTTGCTGCTAATCTCAACTTTGCTGAAGAAGAACAGTCTGCCGATCTGCGGTTACTTCCGTGATAAGGTCGAGCATTACTTGGGGCTTGCTAATGATCCGTACAAGTTTTGTCACTACTCTATTATCTTCGGATAA
- a CDS encoding GHKL domain-containing protein → MIIIQCIQLFSTLFIFLLVSNKKNGFFEIMLCQLVFLLLSIILKENLNYSFIEIILVVLFSFYKFKWRKYLLPLFFSVCAILLNSLLNYLLINYAFDLMNALVDQWFSDNDFYLQALCSFAPIIVVWSIKRMLIISNTKLFRRIHRALYLEQKKILIVSISMVTTLLILLHVIFYFEQIEGETQPERILTIVLYTCAVMGIMLFINNQYIKTKNSEHQKFKETQFQNLVAYAEQMELLHDEIKSFRHDYVNILTSIEQAILMRDIDLVKEIYEKTIRPTGTLMESNHFCFIKLKYILVAELKSILASKILFAEKTKIDLHLEIEDFIEKIHMDIVDFCRVLSILLDNAIEAAKETQSPKIIIAIIEEKEAQRVIIKNTTAGQDIDILKIWEKGYSSKFNNHSGLGLYAVKQLLDQNRYVTLETSYHQCWFCQSLILIKTG, encoded by the coding sequence ATGATTATAATCCAATGTATTCAATTATTTTCTACTTTATTCATCTTTTTGTTAGTTTCAAATAAAAAAAATGGTTTTTTTGAAATAATGCTTTGCCAACTTGTATTCTTGTTGCTATCAATAATTTTAAAAGAAAATTTGAACTATTCATTTATAGAAATAATACTTGTAGTGTTGTTTAGTTTTTATAAATTTAAATGGAGAAAATATTTGTTACCGCTCTTTTTTTCAGTATGTGCTATTTTATTAAATTCTTTATTGAATTATCTATTAATTAACTATGCTTTTGATTTAATGAATGCTCTAGTTGACCAATGGTTCTCAGATAATGATTTTTACTTACAAGCCTTGTGTTCTTTTGCACCCATTATAGTAGTTTGGTCTATAAAACGTATGTTGATAATATCGAATACTAAATTATTTAGAAGAATTCATAGAGCTTTGTATCTTGAGCAAAAGAAAATTCTTATCGTCAGTATTAGCATGGTTACTACATTGTTAATTTTATTGCACGTTATCTTTTACTTTGAACAGATTGAAGGAGAAACCCAGCCTGAAAGAATACTCACTATAGTTTTATATACGTGTGCAGTAATGGGAATAATGTTGTTTATTAATAATCAATATATAAAAACTAAAAATTCTGAGCATCAAAAATTCAAGGAAACCCAGTTCCAGAATCTGGTCGCCTATGCTGAGCAAATGGAACTGCTGCATGATGAAATTAAGAGCTTTCGTCATGATTATGTCAACATTCTTACTAGTATTGAGCAAGCAATACTCATGCGGGATATTGATCTTGTAAAAGAAATCTACGAAAAAACAATTAGACCTACGGGCACTTTAATGGAAAGCAATCATTTCTGTTTTATTAAACTTAAGTATATTCTGGTAGCTGAACTAAAAAGTATATTAGCCTCGAAAATACTTTTTGCCGAAAAGACTAAAATTGATTTGCATTTAGAAATTGAAGATTTTATCGAAAAGATACATATGGATATAGTAGATTTTTGCCGTGTTCTCTCCATATTGCTAGACAATGCTATTGAGGCAGCGAAGGAAACGCAATCTCCCAAAATAATAATAGCCATTATTGAAGAAAAGGAAGCCCAGCGAGTTATTATTAAGAATACAACTGCAGGCCAGGATATTGATATATTGAAGATTTGGGAGAAAGGGTATTCTTCTAAATTCAACAATCATTCAGGTTTAGGATTATATGCTGTCAAGCAGCTGCTTGACCAAAACAGATATGTTACCTTGGAAACTTCCTACCATCAATGCTGGTTTTGTCAGAGCTTGATATTAATAAAAACGGGGTAA
- a CDS encoding LytTR family DNA-binding domain-containing protein, producing the protein MNICILEDDIVQQKRLEKIVVTLLEKHGISCNHLFTTSRADNLLLEIDTNCSSIYFLDIQIKKMNYRGLEIAKEIRDRDPYGSIVFVTTHSEYAPLTYSYKVSALDFIDKTQAELDFAKQIEECLLIANQEKCKLNLPDYFIFDNNYSKFKVPLYEILYFECMEIPHKLRLVTKTKVMEFYGELCDISLHNNQFFRCHRSYIVNIANIVSVHKREKKIILKDEKQCYVSRRLLKDLIQRIEEERIFCNYI; encoded by the coding sequence ATGAATATTTGTATTTTAGAGGATGATATTGTTCAGCAAAAGCGTCTGGAAAAAATTGTGGTAACATTGCTTGAAAAACACGGGATCTCTTGCAACCACTTATTTACAACCTCCAGAGCGGATAACTTATTATTAGAAATTGATACGAACTGCAGCAGTATTTATTTTCTGGACATTCAAATTAAGAAAATGAATTACAGAGGATTAGAAATTGCCAAAGAAATTAGGGATAGAGATCCTTACGGATCAATAGTTTTTGTAACGACACATTCTGAGTATGCTCCACTAACTTATTCATATAAGGTATCCGCTTTGGATTTTATTGATAAAACACAAGCTGAGCTTGATTTCGCAAAACAAATAGAAGAATGTTTATTGATAGCTAATCAAGAAAAATGTAAATTAAACTTACCAGATTATTTTATTTTTGATAATAATTATTCAAAGTTTAAAGTTCCATTATATGAAATTTTATATTTTGAATGTATGGAGATTCCACATAAATTGAGGCTCGTAACCAAAACAAAAGTGATGGAGTTTTATGGGGAATTATGTGACATCTCCCTTCACAATAATCAATTCTTCAGATGCCACCGCTCTTATATTGTTAATATTGCTAATATAGTATCCGTTCATAAAAGAGAGAAAAAAATAATATTGAAGGATGAAAAGCAATGTTATGTTTCTCGGAGACTGTTGAAGGATTTAATTCAAAGAATTGAAGAAGAAAGAATATTTTGCAATTACATATAA
- a CDS encoding SNF2 helicase associated domain-containing protein — translation MGLHVPERVIKLLCGRAGWDQGLAYYQAQRVNLIYTEHGGDGEYSKYRAMVHGLESHEVALIIDNDGDVNGECSCPAYYHGGPFCKHIAAALVAVLYLGNHGEIEQLADAEGRQQQDFTGETGILSARSSGAAGDGRTEGSSDRQLVSSILGMFTGARQRPSGAGIYSDVRTPLQAEFICKPLSWGSSMLLGIELRVGQTRLYNVSGIRVFLDHVHRGEPYEFSRHFRYDPALHSFTKEDNDVVLKLIEVMLNEQMVRSSTPSAPRAGNAGNERLLPVPPFFWESLLPALTAAPAVRLQQGTVLHDQLILSDEALPLSFRFDQAQGEGYRLDVQGLGQLTILEDYGLVLSEGRLLKLPVQECGRLTGLRRMLSGSQQDGISIAPEQMEPFLEGVVPGLKKLGQVFIADSIADRIVQAQLHARLYLDRVRDRLLAGLEFQYGGIVINPLDEKAHARGSEVILMRDGEAERRILDLMAHESFARTESGYIMQDEEGEFDFLHHTIPLLEPLLQVYATTAVKERVLTGQVMPKVNLSWNEKTDWLDFKFAMDGIPEKEIVLVLKSLQEKRRYYRLPDGALLPLETAEFQEIIALMNELGVHAVDIHGSEFSLPLVRGLQLQGDAGKGDAIRLGRSFRRLLSNMSSPENLDFPVPESLVPVLRDYQQYGFQWMKTLAHYRFGGILADDMGLGKTLQSIAFLLSELADIRLSGIPALIVAPASLLYNWHNELKRFAPEIQAVIADGNANERSRILRNPAGNDVIITSYPLLRRDAEDYAKRSFHTLILDEAQMIKNAATQTAQAAKLLQARYRFALTGTPVENALEDLWSIFGVVFPGLFPGKKAFHDLQREAVARRARPFLLRRLKSDVLKELPDKIETLQASELLPEQKKLYVAYLARLRKEALKHLDNDSFGHGRIKVLAGLTRLRQLCCHPALFVDGYSGGSGKFEQLLEIIEECRSSGKRMLVFSQFTQMLGMIGRELALLGIPHFYLDGQTPAAQRVELCSRFNEGERDLFLISLKAGGTGLNLTGADTVILYDLWWNPAVEQQAADRAHRIGQKQVVQVIRLVAQGTVEDKMYELQQKKKNLIDEVVQPGQEALSSLSEQDIREILAI, via the coding sequence TTGGGTTTACATGTACCGGAACGGGTGATTAAGCTGCTGTGCGGAAGAGCTGGCTGGGATCAGGGGTTGGCCTATTATCAGGCACAGAGAGTTAACCTTATCTATACCGAGCATGGCGGTGACGGGGAATATTCCAAATACCGCGCTATGGTTCATGGGCTGGAGAGCCATGAGGTAGCGCTGATTATAGATAATGACGGGGATGTGAACGGGGAGTGCAGCTGCCCGGCATATTACCATGGCGGACCCTTCTGCAAGCATATTGCGGCCGCCCTGGTGGCTGTCCTCTATCTTGGCAATCACGGGGAAATTGAACAGCTTGCGGATGCAGAAGGCCGGCAGCAGCAGGATTTCACCGGAGAGACCGGCATCCTGTCCGCCCGCAGTTCCGGAGCTGCCGGAGACGGGCGTACAGAAGGCAGCAGTGACCGGCAGCTGGTGAGCAGCATACTCGGGATGTTCACCGGGGCGCGGCAGCGTCCAAGCGGGGCCGGCATTTACAGCGATGTACGGACACCGCTGCAGGCCGAGTTCATCTGCAAGCCCTTGTCCTGGGGCAGCAGCATGCTGCTTGGTATTGAACTCAGAGTAGGCCAGACCCGTCTCTATAACGTATCCGGAATCAGAGTATTTCTCGATCATGTTCACCGCGGGGAGCCGTATGAATTCTCCAGGCATTTCCGCTATGACCCTGCGCTGCACAGCTTCACCAAGGAAGATAATGACGTAGTGCTGAAGCTGATTGAAGTGATGCTGAATGAACAAATGGTCCGCAGCAGCACTCCCTCCGCCCCGCGTGCGGGTAATGCGGGGAATGAACGGCTGCTGCCGGTTCCCCCCTTCTTCTGGGAGAGCCTCCTGCCCGCCCTCACCGCAGCGCCTGCTGTCCGGTTACAGCAAGGAACGGTGCTCCATGACCAGTTGATCCTCAGCGATGAAGCCCTTCCGCTGAGCTTCCGGTTCGATCAGGCACAAGGGGAAGGTTACCGCCTGGATGTCCAGGGGCTCGGGCAGCTTACCATCCTGGAAGACTATGGGCTGGTCTTGTCCGAAGGCCGCCTGCTGAAGCTTCCGGTGCAGGAATGCGGCCGGCTCACCGGCTTGAGACGAATGCTAAGCGGCTCACAGCAAGACGGAATATCTATTGCCCCGGAGCAGATGGAGCCGTTCCTTGAGGGGGTAGTTCCCGGTCTCAAAAAATTAGGCCAGGTATTCATTGCCGATTCGATTGCGGACCGGATCGTGCAGGCACAGCTTCACGCAAGACTGTACCTCGACCGGGTACGGGACCGGCTGCTGGCCGGACTGGAATTCCAGTATGGCGGGATTGTTATTAACCCGCTCGATGAGAAGGCACATGCGCGGGGCAGCGAGGTTATTCTGATGCGTGACGGAGAGGCTGAGCGGCGGATTCTGGACCTGATGGCGCATGAATCCTTCGCGCGGACAGAAAGCGGCTATATTATGCAGGATGAGGAGGGGGAATTCGATTTCCTCCATCATACCATTCCGCTGCTGGAGCCGCTGCTGCAGGTCTATGCCACCACTGCCGTCAAGGAGAGGGTGCTCACCGGGCAGGTTATGCCCAAGGTCAACCTGAGCTGGAATGAGAAGACCGACTGGCTCGATTTCAAATTTGCCATGGACGGCATCCCGGAGAAGGAGATTGTCCTGGTGCTGAAGTCGCTGCAGGAAAAGCGGAGATATTACCGGCTGCCGGATGGTGCGCTGCTGCCGCTTGAGACAGCGGAATTTCAGGAAATCATCGCCCTGATGAATGAGCTTGGTGTCCATGCCGTGGATATACATGGCTCAGAATTCTCCCTGCCCTTGGTCCGGGGCCTTCAGCTGCAGGGTGATGCCGGCAAAGGCGATGCCATCCGGCTCGGCCGGTCCTTCCGGCGGCTCCTCTCCAATATGTCGAGTCCCGAGAATCTGGACTTCCCTGTACCGGAGAGTCTCGTTCCCGTACTGCGGGACTATCAGCAATACGGCTTCCAGTGGATGAAGACGCTGGCCCATTACCGGTTCGGCGGAATTCTGGCCGATGATATGGGCCTCGGCAAAACACTGCAAAGCATCGCGTTCCTGCTGTCGGAGCTTGCTGACATCCGGCTCAGCGGCATCCCCGCGCTGATTGTGGCTCCGGCATCGCTGCTCTACAACTGGCACAATGAGCTGAAGCGTTTCGCCCCGGAGATCCAAGCGGTTATTGCTGACGGCAACGCTAATGAACGCAGCCGCATTCTGCGGAATCCGGCCGGGAATGACGTGATCATCACTTCGTATCCGCTGCTGCGCAGAGATGCAGAGGATTACGCCAAGCGCTCCTTCCATACGCTTATTCTGGATGAGGCGCAAATGATCAAGAATGCGGCCACACAGACTGCCCAGGCGGCTAAGCTTCTTCAGGCCCGTTACCGCTTCGCCTTGACCGGAACACCGGTCGAGAATGCGCTGGAGGACCTGTGGTCAATCTTCGGTGTAGTGTTCCCGGGACTGTTCCCCGGTAAGAAGGCTTTTCACGACCTGCAGCGGGAGGCGGTTGCCAGGCGCGCCCGTCCTTTCCTCCTGCGGCGCCTGAAGAGCGATGTGCTGAAGGAGCTGCCGGACAAAATCGAAACGCTGCAGGCCTCGGAGCTGCTGCCTGAGCAGAAGAAACTCTACGTTGCTTATCTGGCCAGACTGCGCAAGGAAGCGCTCAAGCATTTGGACAATGACAGCTTCGGCCACGGCCGGATCAAGGTCCTCGCCGGGCTTACCCGGCTGCGCCAGCTATGCTGTCATCCTGCTCTGTTCGTAGACGGGTATTCCGGCGGCTCCGGCAAATTCGAGCAGCTGCTGGAGATTATTGAGGAATGCCGCAGCTCCGGCAAGCGGATGCTGGTCTTCTCGCAGTTCACGCAGATGCTCGGGATGATCGGGCGCGAGCTGGCCCTGCTCGGCATTCCGCACTTCTACCTGGACGGGCAGACGCCTGCCGCCCAGCGTGTCGAGCTTTGCAGCCGCTTCAATGAAGGTGAACGCGACCTGTTCCTGATCTCGCTCAAAGCAGGCGGCACCGGCCTCAATCTGACCGGTGCCGATACGGTCATTCTCTATGACCTGTGGTGGAACCCCGCTGTCGAGCAGCAGGCGGCAGACCGTGCCCACCGGATCGGGCAGAAGCAGGTTGTACAGGTAATCCGTCTCGTGGCGCAGGGAACGGTGGAAGACAAGATGTACGAGCTGCAGCAGAAGAAAAAGAACCTGATTGATGAAGTAGTTCAGCCGGGGCAAGAAGCTTTGTCCAGCCTGAGCGAGCAGGATATCCGCGAGATTCTGGCGATATAA
- a CDS encoding thiopeptide-type bacteriocin biosynthesis protein, producing the protein MIWHSYHIYYYDQLKQDSLILYICNQMEQAALNNTISKWFYIRYWEGGPHIRLRYLSEFEHSEIIEAINDFVQANKSGIRISKQAYYESINLNSEGDTRQLEQLPWYPEGEIVNILYKPEYERYGGNEAIGMSETLFMYSSLLAAEIISKLKSSSFIIRWLTALNFMNELLSYLDNHQYLNIPAIDFLNNCTQFWRNSSGELPDSVRKMLKLNYEKSNKDIQIRLEQVLFVECAALFQQIAAGISTLYCVINDDTAFRKIIFSHMHMFNNRLGVEPLYENELYSTLIGGV; encoded by the coding sequence AAGCAGCCTTAAATAATACCATTAGCAAATGGTTTTATATTAGGTACTGGGAGGGAGGGCCTCATATAAGATTAAGGTATCTGTCTGAATTTGAGCATTCTGAAATAATTGAGGCGATCAATGATTTTGTACAAGCCAATAAATCCGGAATTAGGATAAGCAAACAAGCTTACTATGAATCAATAAATCTAAACAGTGAAGGTGATACCCGGCAGCTGGAGCAGCTTCCCTGGTATCCTGAAGGTGAAATAGTGAACATTCTATACAAGCCTGAATATGAGCGGTATGGCGGAAATGAAGCAATCGGCATGTCCGAAACTTTATTTATGTACTCAAGTCTTCTGGCTGCTGAAATTATCAGTAAATTAAAATCAAGCAGCTTCATAATAAGATGGCTGACTGCCCTGAATTTTATGAATGAATTACTGTCTTATCTAGATAATCACCAGTATTTGAATATACCCGCAATAGATTTCCTGAACAACTGTACTCAATTCTGGAGGAATTCATCTGGGGAGCTACCGGATTCTGTCCGGAAAATGTTGAAGCTAAACTATGAGAAAAGTAATAAAGATATTCAAATCAGACTTGAACAGGTTTTATTTGTTGAATGCGCAGCGCTGTTTCAGCAAATAGCAGCCGGAATTTCAACACTATATTGTGTTATAAATGACGATACAGCTTTCAGAAAGATTATATTTTCTCATATGCATATGTTTAATAATCGGCTGGGAGTAGAGCCGCTTTATGAAAATGAACTCTATTCAACCTTAATCGGAGGGGTTTGA
- a CDS encoding amidohydrolase translates to MEELVGLRRSLHKHPEIAFHELETRAIIKAFVTERAGLFEPFYDGQCGLVFVKRCKDKPKKTVAFRAEMDGLPVKDEKKTDYASLNPGYCHSCGHDAHMAMLLSAMEKINDAELENELVCIFQAGEEVFGGAKYLMEKISNLSIDYLFGMHITPDMKAGSFSIAAGEMMASSYTAEVQLNLACSHVGQGADRLEIFNLLYEAANQFNNDTQLMKIPHIRDNGYYNVNASEITLCINIRSFLEKDWKSEIIKLVKRISDKAALNNATFKEISYYPILINTESATRKATEIIGKCGGNLVEAPRSYSSDDFAFYRNRIKETAYFFIGCYLGPEHQCHTASFDLDESCLAHGEGVIVELFNSTF, encoded by the coding sequence ATGGAGGAGCTCGTTGGATTAAGAAGGAGTTTGCACAAACATCCGGAAATCGCTTTTCATGAGCTGGAGACCCGGGCCATCATAAAAGCCTTTGTTACAGAACGGGCGGGTTTATTCGAGCCATTCTATGATGGACAATGTGGATTGGTATTTGTGAAAAGATGTAAAGACAAACCTAAAAAGACGGTTGCTTTCCGTGCAGAAATGGACGGGCTGCCGGTTAAGGATGAGAAGAAAACGGATTATGCCAGCTTGAATCCAGGATATTGCCACAGCTGTGGTCATGATGCCCATATGGCCATGCTGCTAAGTGCGATGGAGAAAATAAATGATGCTGAACTGGAGAATGAGCTTGTCTGTATTTTTCAGGCGGGAGAGGAGGTCTTTGGCGGGGCTAAATATCTGATGGAAAAAATATCGAACTTATCCATTGATTATTTGTTTGGGATGCACATCACTCCTGATATGAAGGCGGGCTCCTTTTCAATCGCAGCAGGCGAGATGATGGCTTCCAGCTACACAGCTGAGGTTCAGTTGAATCTGGCATGCAGCCATGTCGGGCAAGGGGCAGATCGTCTGGAAATATTCAACTTGCTCTACGAGGCTGCTAATCAGTTCAATAATGATACTCAGCTGATGAAGATCCCGCATATCCGGGATAATGGCTATTATAACGTGAACGCTAGTGAAATAACGCTTTGCATTAATATTCGAAGCTTTCTGGAAAAGGATTGGAAGAGTGAAATTATTAAATTAGTTAAAAGAATTTCTGACAAAGCAGCATTAAACAATGCGACTTTCAAGGAAATTTCATATTACCCGATACTAATAAATACAGAATCAGCTACCAGAAAGGCAACAGAGATTATCGGAAAATGCGGCGGTAATCTGGTGGAAGCCCCAAGAAGCTATTCAAGTGATGATTTTGCATTTTATCGAAATAGGATTAAGGAAACTGCATATTTTTTTATAGGCTGCTATCTCGGACCTGAACATCAATGCCATACCGCGTCATTTGATTTGGATGAAAGCTGCCTGGCACACGGCGAAGGAGTTATAGTAGAGCTGTTCAATTCGACATTCTAG
- a CDS encoding ABC transporter ATP-binding protein, whose amino-acid sequence MFEFRDVAKSFNNKAVLNEFNVCVERGECVALLGPNGAGKTVFLEILLDFLHPEKGEVLRGFDLIRDIGFMPQKDLFPDNLKTHEILQTQQAYFGKKNNEAIDRLLNELELSASRNVFTKQLSGGQKRKLTFIKAIINHPRLLLLDEPTVGMDLEGCIQFWDKINEMKKSGLTTIITLHHFDELNEYCDRFLFLKDGRIEKDLSKSDIDNLEIYEIAGDEALLKEIQQVTGGFVEHNKLTTCYPERLAEWTINREIVVNKRKASLKDFYQVIYKR is encoded by the coding sequence ATGTTTGAATTCAGAGACGTGGCAAAGTCCTTTAATAACAAGGCAGTGCTGAATGAATTTAATGTTTGTGTGGAACGTGGAGAGTGTGTGGCGCTGCTGGGGCCAAATGGAGCTGGGAAGACGGTTTTTTTAGAAATTTTATTAGATTTTTTGCATCCTGAGAAGGGCGAAGTTTTAAGGGGATTTGATTTAATCAGGGATATTGGTTTTATGCCGCAAAAGGATTTGTTCCCGGATAATCTGAAAACACACGAGATTCTTCAGACACAACAGGCCTATTTTGGGAAGAAAAACAATGAAGCAATAGACCGGTTATTAAATGAACTGGAATTGTCCGCCAGCAGGAACGTCTTCACAAAACAGTTATCAGGTGGACAAAAAAGAAAATTGACATTTATTAAAGCAATAATAAATCATCCAAGACTGCTACTGCTTGATGAGCCTACAGTTGGAATGGATCTGGAAGGATGTATTCAGTTCTGGGATAAAATCAATGAAATGAAAAAATCAGGACTAACCACAATCATTACCCTGCACCATTTTGATGAATTAAATGAGTATTGTGACAGATTTCTGTTCCTGAAGGATGGAAGGATAGAAAAGGATTTGTCCAAAAGTGACATTGATAATTTGGAGATATATGAGATTGCCGGAGATGAAGCTCTATTGAAGGAGATTCAGCAAGTCACCGGCGGATTCGTTGAGCATAATAAATTAACTACTTGTTACCCGGAGAGATTAGCTGAATGGACAATCAACAGAGAAATAGTTGTCAATAAACGAAAAGCTTCATTGAAAGATTTCTACCAAGTCATATATAAAAGGTGA
- a CDS encoding TetR/AcrR family transcriptional regulator, giving the protein MQKDNAAGQQGQEGRKLEQPELEQWVQELLALSERDKMTQKQISILQAAIDIFSEKGFSAAATSEIAQKAGVAEGTIFRYYKTKKDLLLAIVVPIMSRMLAPFVIRNFGGVLDVPFESFEAFLQAFTANRLEFARKNLKIIRILIQEIPFQPALREQIMENILSHVLERVNAIVEHFKEQGELIQAPTPAVIRFTISSVVGFLLARLLLMPDHDWNDEEEIRQTVSFIMHGIGKAE; this is encoded by the coding sequence ATGCAGAAAGACAATGCTGCGGGGCAGCAAGGCCAAGAAGGCCGGAAGCTGGAGCAGCCGGAGCTGGAGCAGTGGGTTCAAGAGCTGCTGGCCCTCAGCGAGCGGGACAAAATGACTCAGAAGCAGATATCCATTCTGCAGGCGGCTATTGATATTTTCTCCGAGAAAGGGTTCTCGGCAGCAGCCACCAGCGAAATCGCCCAGAAGGCAGGAGTTGCCGAGGGGACGATTTTCCGGTACTACAAAACCAAAAAGGATCTGCTGCTGGCCATCGTTGTCCCTATAATGAGCCGGATGCTCGCTCCGTTCGTCATTCGTAATTTCGGCGGCGTACTGGATGTTCCCTTCGAGAGCTTTGAAGCCTTCCTGCAGGCCTTCACAGCCAACCGGCTTGAATTCGCCCGCAAGAATCTCAAGATCATCAGAATTCTTATCCAGGAGATCCCCTTCCAGCCTGCGCTCAGAGAGCAGATTATGGAGAATATCCTCAGCCATGTGCTGGAACGGGTCAATGCCATTGTTGAGCATTTCAAGGAGCAGGGGGAACTCATTCAAGCGCCTACCCCGGCGGTCATCCGGTTCACTATCTCATCCGTGGTCGGCTTCCTGCTGGCCCGCCTGCTGCTGATGCCGGATCATGACTGGAATGACGAAGAAGAGATCAGGCAGACGGTGAGCTTCATTATGCATGGTATCGGCAAAGCGGAATAG
- a CDS encoding thiopeptide-type bacteriocin, producing MNNELKGKDAVKDLFKDIVVETIELDNVQNVPSIAASGGSNFSCSTCGSSSSSTCSSSCG from the coding sequence ATGAATAATGAACTTAAGGGAAAAGATGCTGTGAAGGATTTATTTAAGGATATCGTAGTAGAGACTATTGAACTGGATAATGTACAGAATGTACCAAGCATCGCAGCATCGGGAGGCAGTAATTTTAGCTGCTCCACCTGCGGGTCATCTTCGTCTTCCACCTGTTCCTCAAGCTGTGGTTAA
- a CDS encoding thiazolylpeptide-type bacteriocin, giving the protein MQPTKQSESITENLFRDIEVETIELDNVQNVPSIAASGGSNFSCSTCGSSSSSTCSSSCG; this is encoded by the coding sequence ATGCAACCGACCAAACAAAGCGAAAGCATTACAGAAAATTTGTTCCGCGATATTGAAGTAGAGACTATTGAATTGGATAACGTACAGAATGTACCAAGCATCGCAGCATCAGGAGGCAGTAATTTCAGTTGCTCTACCTGTGGCTCATCATCTTCTTCAACCTGTTCTTCCAGCTGCGGATAA